A part of Micromonospora chersina genomic DNA contains:
- a CDS encoding M16 family metallopeptidase yields the protein MPDSGYPWPIETTRLDNGLRVVVSEDRTAPAVAVNLWYDVGSRHEPEGQTGFAHLFEHLMFEGSVNVAKTEHMKLIQGSGGSLNATTNPDRTNYFETVPAEHLELALWLEADRMGGLVPALTQETLDNQRDVVKNERRQRYENVPYGDAWLRLLPLLYPPGHPYHHATIGSMADLNAADLATFQAFHSTYYAPNNAVLTVVGDTTAAEVFALADKYFGALPPRDDIRAAPDGRTVPAGGGPAVETVTTDVPAPRVYVAHRTHPFGTPGYDVTTVLATVLGSGRGSRLYQRLADGERIAQPDLVGAYGVDLAHGPAPLIATATARPGVSGDRLREGLTEVVDELATVPVTAAELDRAKALLTTMWWRQMSTVDGRADTLGRYATQFGDPARAGERLPAWLAVTAEQIAEQAAELLGAADRATLTYLPEEKS from the coding sequence ATGCCCGACAGCGGTTACCCCTGGCCGATCGAGACGACCCGACTGGACAACGGTCTGCGCGTGGTGGTGAGCGAGGACCGCACGGCCCCCGCGGTCGCCGTGAACCTCTGGTACGACGTGGGCTCCCGCCACGAACCCGAGGGTCAGACCGGTTTCGCCCACCTCTTCGAGCACCTGATGTTCGAGGGCTCGGTGAACGTGGCGAAGACCGAGCACATGAAGCTCATCCAGGGCTCCGGCGGCTCGCTCAACGCCACCACCAACCCGGACCGCACCAACTACTTCGAGACGGTCCCGGCCGAGCACCTGGAGCTGGCGCTCTGGCTGGAGGCCGACCGGATGGGCGGCCTGGTCCCCGCGCTGACCCAGGAGACGCTGGACAACCAGCGGGACGTGGTGAAGAACGAGCGCCGCCAGCGCTACGAGAACGTGCCCTACGGCGACGCCTGGCTGCGGCTGCTGCCGCTGCTCTACCCGCCCGGGCACCCCTACCACCACGCCACGATCGGCTCGATGGCCGACCTGAACGCCGCCGACCTGGCCACCTTCCAGGCGTTCCACAGCACGTACTACGCGCCGAACAACGCGGTGCTCACCGTGGTGGGCGACACCACCGCCGCCGAGGTGTTCGCGCTGGCCGACAAGTACTTCGGCGCCCTGCCGCCGCGTGACGACATCCGGGCCGCCCCGGACGGGCGCACGGTCCCGGCCGGCGGCGGCCCGGCGGTGGAGACGGTCACCACCGACGTGCCCGCTCCCCGCGTCTACGTCGCGCACCGCACCCACCCGTTCGGCACCCCCGGCTACGACGTGACCACCGTGCTCGCCACCGTGCTGGGCAGCGGCCGGGGCAGCCGGCTCTACCAGCGCCTCGCCGACGGCGAGCGGATCGCCCAGCCGGACCTGGTCGGGGCGTACGGGGTGGACCTGGCGCACGGCCCCGCGCCGCTGATCGCCACCGCCACGGCCCGCCCCGGGGTGTCCGGCGACCGGCTGCGCGAGGGGCTGACCGAGGTGGTCGACGAACTGGCCACCGTGCCGGTGACCGCCGCCGAGCTGGACCGGGCCAAGGCGCTGCTCACCACCATGTGGTGGCGGCAGATGTCCACGGTGGACGGCCGGGCCGACACCCTCGGCCGGTACGCCACCCAGTTCGGCGACCCGGCCCGCGCCGGCGAGCGACTGCCCGCCTGGCTGGCCGTCACCGCCGAGCAGATCGCCGAGCAGGCCGCCGAGCTGCTCGGCGCGGCCGACCGGGCGACCCTGACCTACCTGCCCGAGGAGAAGTCATGA
- a CDS encoding M16 family metallopeptidase, translating to MTLIATRPGPGAARPYRFPQVVRRSAAGGQVVAAHLPGQNLAVALLLLDGGAGREPVGKEGLGGVLAKALEEGTAQRDATAYALAIEALGTELVTGLDWDSFQVSVQVPVDRLSAAVELLTEAVRTPKLDPADVRRVRDDEATALRMDWATPGPRADAVLRADLFGADNRWGRPLYGDPESVAALDVDDVTVFHSEWFIRPGTLIVAGDLDRIDLDALAATVFTGAGGAAADKGGPIEVALPERRRIILVDRPGSVQSTLRLGHPSPHRAHPDHVPMTLAGTVLGGAFTSRLNHLIREVRGYTYGIRGDFASSRRFGRFAISSGVQTAVTAPALVEAVGEVSRTRLTGVTEDELAVARFWRAGQLSVELQSPRAIASALTTLVVHDLPDDYHARLREALLAATVEEVSAAAAAHLHPESLTLVVEGDSAVIRDELVAAGLGEVVDHAP from the coding sequence ATGACGCTGATCGCCACCCGTCCCGGTCCGGGCGCCGCCCGCCCGTACCGGTTCCCGCAGGTGGTCCGCCGGTCCGCCGCCGGCGGGCAGGTCGTCGCCGCGCACCTGCCCGGGCAGAACCTCGCCGTCGCGCTGCTGCTGCTCGACGGCGGCGCCGGCCGGGAGCCGGTCGGCAAGGAGGGGCTCGGCGGGGTCCTCGCCAAGGCGCTGGAGGAGGGGACCGCGCAGCGGGACGCCACCGCGTACGCCCTGGCCATCGAGGCCCTCGGCACCGAGCTGGTGACCGGCCTGGACTGGGACTCGTTCCAGGTCAGCGTGCAGGTGCCGGTGGACCGGCTGAGCGCGGCCGTGGAACTGCTCACCGAGGCGGTGCGGACGCCGAAGCTCGACCCGGCCGACGTGCGGCGGGTCCGCGACGACGAGGCGACCGCGCTGCGGATGGACTGGGCGACCCCGGGCCCGCGGGCCGACGCCGTGCTGCGCGCCGACCTGTTCGGCGCGGACAACCGCTGGGGCCGCCCGCTGTACGGCGACCCGGAGAGCGTGGCCGCCCTGGACGTGGACGACGTGACCGTCTTCCACTCCGAGTGGTTCATCCGCCCCGGCACGCTGATCGTCGCCGGCGACCTGGACCGGATCGACCTCGACGCGCTCGCCGCGACGGTCTTCACCGGCGCCGGCGGCGCGGCGGCGGACAAGGGCGGCCCCATCGAGGTGGCGCTGCCCGAGCGGCGGCGCATCATCCTGGTCGACCGTCCCGGCTCGGTGCAGTCCACGCTCCGCCTCGGGCACCCGTCGCCGCACCGCGCCCACCCGGACCACGTGCCCATGACGCTGGCCGGCACGGTGCTCGGCGGGGCGTTCACCTCCCGGCTCAACCACCTGATCCGCGAGGTCCGCGGCTACACGTACGGGATCCGGGGCGACTTCGCCTCGTCCCGCCGGTTCGGCCGGTTCGCCATCAGCTCCGGCGTGCAGACCGCGGTGACCGCGCCGGCCCTGGTCGAGGCGGTCGGCGAGGTGTCGCGTACCCGGCTCACCGGGGTGACCGAGGACGAGCTGGCGGTGGCCCGCTTCTGGCGTGCCGGCCAGCTCTCGGTCGAGCTGCAGAGCCCGCGGGCCATCGCGTCGGCGCTGACCACGCTGGTCGTGCACGACCTGCCGGACGACTACCACGCCCGGCTGCGCGAGGCGCTGCTCGCCGCGACCGTCGAGGAGGTCTCGGCGGCGGCCGCCGCCCACCTGCACCCGGAGTCGCTCACCCTGGTGGTCGAGGGCGACTCGGCGGTGATCCGCGACGAACTGGTGGCCGCCGGCCTGGGCGAGGTGGTCGACCACGCCCCGTGA
- a CDS encoding glycogen debranching N-terminal domain-containing protein translates to MAASNTVRILDGNTFVVSEDTGDIEATPSEPTGLFSIDTRFLSRWVLTVNGERLNALSYDDLQYYEARFFLVPGMATHYVDAKLSIIRERAVGGSFRETLTILNHDEKAVDLEIRMEAGADFADLFQVKDEILNKKGETYAEAEPDRLRLGYRRGNFRRETIIAASRPARYDSNGFAWSIHLEPNEQWDTAIDVQTHAVGPGGRDLRMGLRAHGTERLALQHDLEQWVAKAPKVNTEHEQLASTYRRSLIDLAALRFSPLSLGGQTLPAAGLPWFMTMFGRDSIFTCLQVLPFAPEMSKTTLRILGALQGTRFDDFRDEDPGRILHEMRYGETAAFEEQPHSPYYGSVDATPLFLVLLDEYEKWSGDVALVKELEQECRAALKWIDDYADLVGNGYIWYERRNTDTGLENQCWKDSWDSLSYSDGTLPPFPRATCEVQGYAYDAKMRAARLAREFWGDPAYAEQLEREAAQLKERFNRDWWVDDGGFYALGLDPNGRQCDVLSSNIGHLLWSGIVDDDRAAQIAAHLVGPRLFSGWGVRTLAEGEVRYNPIGYHNGTIWPFDNSFIAWGLRRYGFAEEAATIANGILDAARYFDGRLPEAFGGYQRELTKFPVEYPTACSPQAWSTGTPLLLIRTMLGLEPHEGHLAVDPRLPVGMGRIEVLDIPGRWGRVDAFARGRIDLHNLVD, encoded by the coding sequence ATGGCCGCGAGCAACACCGTCCGCATCCTCGACGGGAACACGTTCGTGGTCTCGGAGGACACCGGTGACATCGAGGCCACGCCGAGCGAGCCGACCGGCCTCTTCTCGATCGACACGAGGTTCCTGTCCAGGTGGGTGCTGACCGTCAACGGCGAGCGCCTCAACGCGCTCTCCTACGACGACCTCCAGTACTACGAGGCCCGGTTCTTCCTGGTGCCGGGAATGGCCACGCACTACGTCGACGCCAAGTTGTCGATCATCCGGGAGCGGGCGGTGGGCGGCAGCTTCCGGGAGACCCTGACCATCCTCAACCACGACGAGAAGGCGGTGGACCTGGAGATCCGGATGGAGGCCGGCGCCGACTTCGCCGACCTGTTCCAGGTCAAGGACGAGATCCTGAACAAGAAGGGCGAGACCTACGCCGAGGCCGAGCCGGACCGGCTGCGGCTCGGCTACCGGCGGGGCAACTTCCGCCGCGAGACGATCATCGCGGCCTCCCGGCCGGCCCGCTACGACAGCAACGGGTTCGCCTGGAGCATCCACCTCGAACCCAACGAGCAGTGGGACACCGCCATCGACGTGCAGACCCACGCGGTCGGGCCGGGCGGGCGGGACCTGCGGATGGGGTTGCGGGCGCACGGCACCGAGCGGCTGGCCCTCCAGCACGACCTGGAGCAGTGGGTCGCCAAGGCGCCGAAGGTCAACACGGAGCACGAGCAGCTGGCCTCGACGTACCGGCGCAGCCTCATCGACCTGGCCGCGCTGCGGTTCTCGCCGCTGTCCCTCGGCGGCCAGACCCTGCCGGCCGCCGGCCTGCCCTGGTTCATGACCATGTTCGGCCGGGACAGCATCTTCACCTGCCTCCAGGTGCTGCCGTTCGCGCCGGAGATGTCGAAGACCACCCTGCGCATCCTGGGCGCGTTGCAGGGCACCCGGTTCGACGACTTCCGCGACGAGGACCCGGGCCGGATCCTGCACGAGATGCGCTACGGCGAGACCGCCGCCTTCGAGGAACAGCCGCACTCGCCGTACTACGGATCGGTGGACGCGACCCCGCTGTTCCTCGTCCTGCTCGACGAGTACGAGAAGTGGAGCGGCGACGTCGCGCTGGTCAAGGAGTTGGAACAGGAGTGCCGGGCCGCCCTGAAGTGGATCGACGACTACGCCGACCTGGTCGGCAACGGCTACATCTGGTACGAGCGGCGCAACACCGACACCGGCCTGGAGAACCAGTGCTGGAAGGACTCCTGGGACTCCCTCTCCTACTCGGACGGCACGCTGCCGCCGTTCCCGCGGGCCACCTGCGAGGTGCAGGGGTACGCGTACGACGCGAAGATGCGGGCCGCCCGGCTGGCCCGGGAGTTCTGGGGCGACCCGGCGTACGCCGAGCAGTTGGAACGCGAGGCGGCGCAGCTGAAGGAGCGGTTCAACCGGGACTGGTGGGTCGACGACGGCGGCTTCTACGCCCTGGGGCTGGACCCGAACGGCCGGCAGTGCGACGTGCTCAGCTCCAACATCGGCCACCTGCTGTGGAGCGGCATCGTGGACGACGACCGGGCGGCGCAGATCGCCGCGCACCTGGTCGGCCCGCGGCTCTTCTCCGGCTGGGGGGTGCGCACCCTCGCCGAGGGCGAGGTCCGCTACAACCCGATCGGCTACCACAACGGCACGATCTGGCCGTTCGACAACTCGTTCATCGCCTGGGGGCTGCGCCGGTACGGCTTCGCCGAGGAGGCCGCCACCATCGCCAACGGCATCCTGGACGCGGCGCGGTACTTCGACGGGCGGCTGCCCGAGGCGTTCGGCGGCTACCAGCGGGAGCTGACGAAGTTCCCGGTGGAGTATCCGACGGCGTGCAGCCCGCAGGCCTGGTCGACCGGGACCCCGCTGCTGCTGATCCGGACCATGCTCGGGCTGGAGCCGCACGAGGGGCACCTCGCGGTGGACCCGCGGCTCCCGGTCGGCATGGGGCGGATCGAGGTGCTGGACATCCCGGGCCGGTGGGGCCGGGTGGACGCCTTCGCCCGGGGCCGGATCGACCTGCACAACCTGGTCGACTGA
- a CDS encoding aspartate-semialdehyde dehydrogenase, translating to MRIGIVGATGQVGGVMRQVLAERDFPAEQVRLFASARSAGRALPWRDGEVTVEDAATADYRGLDIVLFSAGKGTARELAPRVAEAGAVVIDNSSAFRMDPEVPLVVAEVNPHAIANRPRGIVANPNCTTMAAMPVLRPLHQEAELVSLVVATYQAVSGAGLAGVAELDEQVRKVAEDAAGLAFDGSAVEFPAPRSFARPIAFNVLPLAGSIVDDGSNETDEEQKLRNESRKILEIPGLKVSGTCVRVPVFTGHSLQINARFARPLTPARARELLDGAPGVALRDVPTPLEAAGQDPTYVGRIRADETVEHGLALFCSNDNLRKGAALNAVQLAELVAAERR from the coding sequence ATGAGGATCGGCATTGTGGGGGCCACCGGCCAGGTCGGTGGCGTGATGCGGCAGGTGCTGGCGGAGCGCGACTTCCCAGCGGAGCAGGTGCGGCTGTTCGCCTCGGCCCGGTCGGCCGGGCGCGCGCTGCCCTGGCGCGACGGCGAGGTCACCGTGGAGGACGCGGCCACGGCCGACTACCGGGGCCTGGACATCGTGCTGTTCTCGGCGGGCAAGGGCACCGCCCGGGAGCTGGCCCCCCGGGTCGCCGAAGCGGGCGCTGTCGTCATCGACAACTCCTCGGCGTTCCGGATGGACCCCGAGGTGCCGCTGGTGGTCGCCGAGGTCAACCCGCACGCCATCGCCAACCGGCCCCGGGGCATCGTGGCCAACCCGAACTGCACCACGATGGCCGCCATGCCGGTGCTGCGCCCGCTGCACCAGGAGGCCGAGCTGGTCAGCCTGGTCGTCGCCACCTACCAGGCCGTCTCCGGCGCCGGCCTGGCCGGCGTGGCCGAGCTGGACGAGCAGGTCCGCAAGGTCGCCGAGGACGCCGCCGGGCTCGCCTTCGACGGCTCGGCCGTGGAGTTCCCGGCACCGCGCTCGTTCGCCCGCCCGATCGCCTTCAACGTGCTCCCGCTTGCCGGCTCGATCGTCGACGACGGCTCCAACGAGACCGACGAGGAGCAGAAGCTGCGCAACGAGAGCCGCAAGATCCTGGAGATCCCCGGGCTCAAGGTCTCCGGCACCTGCGTGCGGGTGCCGGTCTTCACCGGCCACTCCCTCCAGATCAACGCGCGCTTCGCCCGCCCGCTCACCCCGGCCCGGGCCCGCGAGCTGCTCGACGGCGCGCCCGGCGTGGCCCTGCGCGACGTGCCGACCCCGCTGGAGGCGGCCGGGCAGGACCCCACGTACGTCGGCCGGATCCGGGCCGACGAGACCGTCGAGCACGGCCTCGCCCTGTTCTGCTCCAACGACAACCTGCGCAAGGGCGCGGCGCTCAACGCCGTGCAGCTCGCCGAACTGGTCGCCGCCGAGCGGCGCTGA
- a CDS encoding PPOX class F420-dependent oxidoreductase, translated as MADERTRQALTDLIASRWLGVLATLKRDGRPQLSTVVYSFDRDAGLIRVSVTDGRAKTANLRRDPRASFHVSSEDGWAYAVAEARAELTAVAERPDDPTVGELVGLYRAVQGEHPDWDDFRRAMVAERRLVLRLHVERVYGMPPRA; from the coding sequence ATGGCGGACGAGCGGACCCGACAGGCGCTGACCGACCTCATCGCGAGCCGGTGGCTCGGCGTGCTCGCCACGCTGAAGCGGGACGGCCGGCCGCAGCTGTCCACGGTGGTCTACTCCTTCGACCGGGACGCCGGGCTGATCCGGGTCTCGGTCACCGACGGGCGGGCCAAGACCGCCAACCTGCGCCGCGACCCCCGGGCCAGCTTCCACGTGAGCAGCGAGGACGGCTGGGCGTACGCGGTGGCGGAGGCGCGGGCCGAGCTGACCGCGGTGGCGGAGCGGCCGGACGACCCGACCGTCGGGGAACTTGTCGGGCTCTACCGGGCGGTGCAGGGCGAACACCCGGACTGGGACGACTTCCGGCGAGCCATGGTGGCCGAGCGCCGGCTGGTGCTCCGCCTGCACGTCGAGCGGGTCTACGGCATGCCGCCGCGCGCCTGA
- a CDS encoding VOC family protein encodes MPDLAAIVIHCRDPYLLAPFWSTVTGLPVVEEDRAKIADRSLEPDESVLLRDPAGRRPDVWISPVADLPGPGRIHLDLVGDAEERAAVLEAGATVVRELPRWTVLADPEGNEFCLLPRGEAHGDTLLPGH; translated from the coding sequence ATGCCCGACCTCGCCGCGATCGTCATCCACTGCCGCGACCCCTACCTGCTCGCCCCGTTCTGGAGCACGGTGACCGGGCTGCCCGTGGTCGAGGAGGATCGGGCGAAGATCGCCGACCGGTCCCTGGAGCCGGACGAGTCGGTGCTGCTGCGCGACCCCGCCGGCCGCCGGCCCGACGTCTGGATCAGCCCGGTCGCCGACCTGCCCGGCCCGGGCCGCATCCACCTCGACCTCGTCGGCGACGCCGAGGAGCGGGCCGCCGTGCTGGAGGCGGGCGCCACGGTGGTCCGCGAGCTGCCCCGGTGGACCGTGCTGGCCGACCCGGAGGGCAACGAGTTCTGCCTGCTCCCCCGAGGCGAGGCGCACGGCGACACGCTGCTGCCCGGGCACTGA
- a CDS encoding isochorismatase family protein — MSRAALVVIDVQESFRQRPIWAHASQPDIVDQVNRLVDAARRRGDLVVWVLHAEPGTGGVFDPALGHVRLIDGLAPAAGEPTLVKTSHNAFTTTNLQQVLTLAGIREVTVCGIRTEQCVETTTRVGCDLGYEMTFVTDATVTFPTPHRDLPADAPLERILADPRTLSTADIVARTEYALAGRFATVRTVAELTDPVAVGA; from the coding sequence ATGAGCAGAGCAGCACTCGTCGTCATCGACGTCCAGGAGTCCTTCCGGCAGCGCCCGATCTGGGCCCACGCCTCCCAGCCGGACATCGTCGACCAGGTGAACCGGCTGGTCGACGCGGCCCGCCGCCGGGGCGACCTGGTGGTCTGGGTCCTGCACGCCGAGCCGGGCACCGGTGGCGTGTTCGACCCGGCTCTCGGGCACGTCCGGCTGATCGACGGCCTCGCCCCGGCGGCCGGGGAGCCGACGCTTGTCAAGACCTCGCACAACGCCTTCACCACCACCAACCTCCAGCAGGTGCTCACCCTCGCCGGGATCCGCGAGGTGACCGTCTGCGGCATCCGCACCGAGCAGTGCGTGGAGACCACCACCCGGGTCGGCTGCGACCTCGGGTACGAGATGACGTTCGTGACCGACGCGACGGTCACCTTCCCCACCCCGCACCGGGACCTGCCGGCCGACGCCCCGCTGGAGCGGATCCTGGCCGACCCGCGCACCCTGTCCACCGCCGACATCGTGGCCCGCACCGAGTACGCCCTGGCCGGCCGCTTCGCCACCGTGCGCACGGTCGCCGAGCTGACCGACCCCGTCGCCGTCGGCGCCTGA
- a CDS encoding CBS domain-containing protein, which yields MTTVGEFMTTRLVTMDGSDTLTAAAQEMRDSAIGDVVVTDGDNVVGIITDRDITVRAVAENMDPSTTRLNQITTKDVVTVSQYDDAVAAADLMRTYAVRRLPVIDDGRLVGLVSMGDLAVEREPQSVLADISADDPNN from the coding sequence ATGACAACGGTCGGAGAGTTCATGACGACCCGGTTGGTGACGATGGACGGCAGCGACACCCTCACCGCCGCGGCGCAGGAGATGCGGGACAGCGCGATCGGCGACGTGGTGGTGACCGATGGCGACAACGTGGTCGGCATCATCACGGACCGGGACATCACGGTCCGGGCCGTTGCCGAGAACATGGATCCCAGCACCACCCGGCTCAACCAGATCACCACCAAGGACGTGGTGACGGTGAGCCAGTACGACGACGCGGTTGCCGCCGCCGACCTCATGCGCACCTACGCGGTCCGCCGCCTGCCGGTCATCGACGACGGCCGCCTGGTCGGCCTGGTCTCCATGGGTGACCTGGCCGTGGAGCGGGAACCCCAGTCGGTGCTCGCGGACATCAGCGCCGACGATCCCAACAACTGA
- a CDS encoding GlxA family transcriptional regulator has protein sequence MARVAFLLVPQLHLLDLAGPAQVFSAAADLGYDYRLHYVAATPEVPTVQGVTLRASLDWPALDRDDLVVVPGWRLSAHGPAGPVGPEELRRLADHHAAGGTVASVCAGAFALARAGLLDGRRCTTHHDVQDELARRHPAARVVRDVLYVVDDRVVSSAGIASGIDVALHLIATRHGPAVAARIARTLVVYARRNGHEQQASAMMRYRSHLSDAVHRAQDLIDGHYAEPLPLAELAAACGVADRTLSRLFRQATGLTPLGYQQLLRVERAEHLIGHGATVEAAARAVGFTDARMLRRLRARGRPDPATLRLAG, from the coding sequence ATGGCCCGGGTCGCGTTCCTCCTGGTTCCGCAGCTGCATCTGCTGGACCTCGCCGGGCCGGCCCAGGTCTTCTCCGCCGCCGCCGATCTCGGGTACGACTACCGCCTGCACTACGTCGCCGCCACGCCCGAGGTGCCGACCGTGCAGGGGGTGACGCTGCGGGCCAGCCTCGACTGGCCCGCGCTGGACCGCGACGATCTGGTGGTCGTACCCGGATGGCGGTTGTCGGCGCACGGCCCGGCCGGGCCGGTCGGGCCGGAGGAGCTGCGGCGGCTGGCCGACCACCACGCGGCCGGCGGCACCGTGGCGAGCGTCTGCGCGGGCGCCTTCGCGCTCGCCCGGGCCGGCCTGCTCGACGGGCGGCGCTGCACCACCCACCACGACGTGCAGGACGAGCTGGCCCGGCGGCACCCGGCGGCCCGGGTGGTGCGCGACGTGCTCTACGTGGTCGACGACCGGGTGGTCAGCTCCGCCGGCATCGCCAGCGGCATCGACGTGGCGCTGCACCTGATCGCCACCCGGCACGGCCCCGCGGTGGCCGCCCGGATCGCCCGCACCCTCGTCGTGTACGCCCGCCGCAACGGCCACGAGCAGCAGGCCAGCGCGATGATGCGGTACCGGTCGCACCTGTCCGACGCGGTGCACCGGGCGCAGGACCTTATCGACGGGCACTACGCCGAGCCGCTGCCGCTGGCCGAGCTGGCCGCCGCCTGCGGCGTCGCCGACCGCACCCTCAGCCGGCTGTTCCGGCAGGCGACGGGGCTGACCCCGCTCGGCTACCAGCAGCTGCTGCGGGTCGAACGCGCCGAGCACCTCATCGGGCACGGCGCCACTGTGGAGGCCGCCGCCCGCGCGGTCGGCTTCACCGACGCCCGGATGCTGCGGCGGCTGCGCGCCCGGGGCCGCCCCGACCCGGCCACGCTGCGGCTGGCCGGCTGA
- a CDS encoding alpha/beta hydrolase, giving the protein MTDRGVLLWIHGGGWRARSEEDGAGLAPLGLRVVPATYRFAAEAHWPAQLDDVRAAARAARAAAGGLPLLVGGDSAGAMLALHLGLRGVDRPGDVRAVLAYWAPVDPLDPRWRRLRRHDDPWADLLGHPPAAGDPATADATVAGHLGSGVPVLLVHGRDDAAVPATQSVDLAGRLLAAGHPAHLWLTHGGHALDLARPDVRAVTATFLDTVLPAA; this is encoded by the coding sequence ATGACCGATCGCGGCGTACTGCTCTGGATCCACGGCGGCGGGTGGCGGGCCCGCTCCGAGGAGGACGGGGCCGGCCTCGCCCCGCTGGGGCTGCGGGTGGTGCCCGCGACCTACCGCTTCGCGGCCGAGGCCCACTGGCCGGCCCAGCTCGACGACGTACGCGCCGCGGCGCGGGCCGCCCGGGCCGCGGCGGGCGGGCTGCCGCTGCTGGTCGGCGGCGACTCGGCCGGCGCCATGCTGGCCCTGCACCTGGGCCTGCGCGGGGTGGACCGGCCCGGCGACGTCCGGGCGGTGCTGGCGTACTGGGCGCCGGTCGACCCGCTGGACCCGCGGTGGCGGCGGCTGCGCCGGCACGACGACCCCTGGGCGGACCTGCTCGGCCACCCTCCCGCCGCGGGCGACCCGGCGACGGCCGACGCGACCGTCGCCGGCCACCTGGGTTCGGGCGTGCCGGTGCTGCTGGTGCACGGCCGCGACGACGCGGCGGTGCCGGCCACCCAGTCGGTCGACCTGGCCGGCCGGCTGCTCGCCGCCGGCCACCCGGCGCACCTCTGGCTCACGCACGGCGGGCACGCGCTCGACCTGGCCCGCCCCGACGTCCGGGCGGTCACCGCCACGTTCCTGGACACCGTCCTGCCGGCGGCCTGA
- a CDS encoding SCP2 sterol-binding domain-containing protein, protein MDTTTRFFEDLDRRGFEPLLAKTSGTLRFDLHEGPQTTHWLLEIDRGNLRVRQEDQEADTVVGTEPRLFGELVTGEENTIAALLRGDMTVSGDLRLVLQIERIFPGPPDSRGPHHSFQRRAA, encoded by the coding sequence ATGGACACGACCACGAGATTCTTCGAGGACCTGGACCGGCGAGGGTTCGAACCGCTGCTGGCCAAGACCTCCGGAACTCTCCGGTTCGACCTGCACGAGGGACCGCAGACCACCCACTGGCTGCTGGAGATCGACCGGGGCAACCTCCGGGTCCGCCAGGAGGACCAGGAGGCCGACACGGTGGTGGGGACCGAGCCCCGGCTCTTCGGTGAGCTGGTCACCGGCGAGGAGAACACCATCGCGGCGCTGCTGCGCGGCGACATGACGGTCTCCGGCGACCTGCGCCTGGTGTTGCAGATCGAACGCATCTTCCCCGGTCCGCCGGACTCCCGGGGGCCGCACCACTCGTTCCAGAGGAGGGCTGCCTGA
- a CDS encoding lysophospholipid acyltransferase family protein encodes MPELVYPPVILAAKTMFRALDLRLRVEGSHHVPRAGGAVLASNHVSYLDFIFCGYGAHESRRLVRFMAKDAVFRHKVSGPLMRGMKHIPVNRAAGAGSYASAVAALRRGEVVGVFPEATISRSFTVKDLKNGAARMAQEAAVPLLPVALWGTQRLWTKGRPRTLTRRHTPITILVGEPIDPAAHPDGNALTAELRTRLTALVDRAQREYPDQPAGPDDSWWQPAHLGGTAPTPEEAAELDRPGRRTPTS; translated from the coding sequence ATGCCGGAACTCGTGTACCCGCCCGTGATCCTCGCCGCCAAGACGATGTTCCGCGCCCTCGACCTGCGCCTACGCGTGGAGGGAAGCCACCACGTGCCGCGCGCCGGCGGGGCGGTGCTGGCCTCCAACCACGTCAGCTACCTCGACTTCATCTTCTGCGGGTACGGCGCGCACGAGTCCCGCCGCCTGGTCCGGTTCATGGCCAAGGACGCCGTCTTCCGGCACAAGGTGTCCGGCCCGCTCATGCGGGGCATGAAGCACATCCCGGTGAACCGGGCCGCGGGCGCCGGGTCGTACGCCTCGGCGGTGGCCGCGCTGCGCCGCGGCGAGGTGGTCGGCGTCTTCCCGGAGGCCACGATCAGCCGCTCCTTCACGGTCAAGGACCTCAAGAACGGCGCGGCCCGGATGGCCCAGGAGGCCGCCGTGCCGCTGCTGCCGGTCGCGCTCTGGGGCACCCAGCGCCTGTGGACCAAGGGCCGGCCGCGCACCCTGACCCGCCGGCACACCCCGATCACCATCCTGGTCGGCGAGCCGATCGACCCGGCCGCGCACCCCGACGGCAACGCCCTGACCGCCGAGCTGCGCACCCGCCTCACGGCGCTCGTCGACCGGGCCCAGCGGGAGTACCCGGACCAGCCCGCCGGCCCGGACGACTCCTGGTGGCAGCCGGCCCACCTGGGCGGCACGGCGCCCACCCCCGAGGAGGCCGCCGAGCTGGACCGCCCGGGCCGCCGCACCCCCACCTCCTGA